One stretch of Streptomyces sp. R21 DNA includes these proteins:
- a CDS encoding SDR family NAD(P)-dependent oxidoreductase — protein sequence MLLTDKTAIVYGAGGSIGGAVARAFAEQGARVHLVGRTRRTLEAVAGDIKDAEVAVVDALDEAAVEEHLAAVGDVDISFNLVTRGDVQGAPLTDMPVDDFLRPVINGARANFITARGAARRMAERGSGVILTLNSGSAHGSPMMGGTGPADAAIDTLVRNLAVELGPRGVRAVGLWAAGVPETFTVEKLSAVNPAIDAAAVQGIIDNLAGMRMTRRNPTLDEVAATAVFLASDLAGGITGTFVNVTGGMIAR from the coding sequence ATGCTGCTCACCGACAAGACCGCGATCGTGTACGGCGCCGGCGGCTCGATCGGCGGTGCGGTGGCCCGCGCCTTCGCCGAGCAGGGCGCGCGGGTCCACCTGGTGGGGCGCACCCGTCGGACGCTGGAGGCGGTGGCCGGCGACATCAAGGACGCCGAGGTCGCCGTCGTCGACGCCCTCGACGAGGCGGCCGTGGAGGAGCACCTCGCGGCCGTCGGCGACGTCGACATCTCGTTCAACCTGGTCACGCGCGGCGATGTACAGGGCGCCCCGCTCACCGACATGCCCGTGGACGACTTCCTGCGGCCCGTGATCAACGGCGCACGTGCCAACTTCATCACCGCCCGCGGTGCCGCCCGCCGGATGGCCGAGCGCGGCTCCGGCGTCATCCTCACCCTCAACAGCGGCTCCGCGCACGGCAGTCCGATGATGGGCGGCACGGGTCCGGCCGACGCGGCGATCGACACGCTGGTGCGGAATCTGGCGGTGGAGCTGGGCCCGCGCGGGGTGCGGGCCGTGGGCCTGTGGGCGGCCGGGGTGCCCGAGACCTTCACCGTCGAGAAGCTCTCCGCCGTCAACCCGGCGATCGACGCCGCAGCCGTCCAGGGCATCATCGACAACCTCGCCGGGATGCGCATGACCCGCCGCAACCCGACCCTCGACGAGGTCGCCGCCACCGCCGTCTTCCTCGCCTCCGACCTCGCCGGCGGCATCACCGGCACCTTCGTCAATGTGACCGGCGGGATGATCGCGCGCTGA